The following are encoded in a window of Sphaeramia orbicularis chromosome 20, fSphaOr1.1, whole genome shotgun sequence genomic DNA:
- the gyg1b gene encoding glycogenin-1b isoform X1: MADQAFVTLATNDNYARGAMVLGKSLRNHNTSKKLVALIGPQVSEPCRNVLKRIFDEVRVVDVLDSGDTAHLAMMKRPDLGVTFTKLHCWTLTQYSKCVFMDADTLVLSNIDELFDRAELSAAPDPGWPDCFNSGVFVFCPSMETYGRLLEYGTKHGSFDGGDQGVLNGFFSDWATADISKHLPFIYNLSSIAIYTYLPAFKQYGGNAKVVHFLGKTKPWNYTFDPKTKRISGSVQEATTHPTFLLDWWTLYSSAVVPMLYEQYGDQPFNSGCVELPYSDMGTFESGQDFSSHAQALEPQMSSEERKQKWEQGQADYLGRDSFDNIQRKLDIFLK, encoded by the exons ATGGCTG ACCAGGCTTTTGTGACTTTGGCTACCAATGACAACTATGCTCGGGGTGCTATGGTTCTGGGCAAGTCCCTGCGAAACCACAATACATCTAAGAAGCTGGTTGCCCTCATTGGTCCCCAAGTATCAGAGCCTTGCCG GAATGTCCTGAAGAGGATTTTTGATGAGGTGCGAGTGGTGGACGTGCTGGACAGTGGGGACACGGCACATCTGGCAATGATGAAGAGACCTGACCTGGGCGTCACCTTCACCAAGCTCCACTGCTGGACACTCACACAGTactccaagtgtgttttcatggATGCAGACACACTG GTGCTCTCAAATATAGACGAGCTGTTCGACAGAGCAGAACTGTCAGCTGCTCCTGACCCCGGCTGGCCTGACTGCTTCAACTCTggagtgtttgttttttgtccctCAATGGAGACTTACGGCAGACTGCTAGAGTATGGCACCAAACACGGCAGCTTTGATG GGGGAGACCAAGGCGTTCTGAATGGCTTCTTCAGTGATTGGGCAACAGCTGACATATCAAAACACCTCCCCTTCATCTATAACCTCAGCAGCATAGCCATCTATACTTACCTACCAGCATTTAAGCA GTATGGTGGCAATGCCAAGGTTGTCCATTTCCTAGGCAAGACCAAGCCATGGAATTACACCTTTGACCCCAAAACCAAACGGATCTCAGGGAGTGTGCAAGAGGCCACCACACATCCCACCTTCCTCCTGGACTGGTGGACCCTGTACTCCAGTGCCGTGGTGCCAATGCTCTATGAACAATATGGAGACCAGCCTTTCAACTCCGGATGTGTGGAG TTGCCGTACAGTGACATGGGTACTTTTGAGAGTGGACAG GACTTCAGTTCACATGCACAAGCTTTGGAACCCCAAATGTCCTCAGAAGAACGGAAGCAGAAATGGGAGCAAGGTCAGGCGGACTACCTGGGAAGGGACTCATTTGACAATATCCAGAGAAAGCTCGATATTTTTCTCAAATAA
- the gyg1b gene encoding glycogenin-1b isoform X2, whose protein sequence is MADQAFVTLATNDNYARGAMVLGKSLRNHNTSKKLVALIGPQVSEPCRNVLKRIFDEVRVVDVLDSGDTAHLAMMKRPDLGVTFTKLHCWTLTQYSKCVFMDADTLVLSNIDELFDRAELSAAPDPGWPDCFNSGVFVFCPSMETYGRLLEYGTKHGSFDGGDQGVLNGFFSDWATADISKHLPFIYNLSSIAIYTYLPAFKQYGGNAKVVHFLGKTKPWNYTFDPKTKRISGSVQEATTHPTFLLDWWTLYSSAVVPMLYEQYGDQPFNSGCVEDFSSHAQALEPQMSSEERKQKWEQGQADYLGRDSFDNIQRKLDIFLK, encoded by the exons ATGGCTG ACCAGGCTTTTGTGACTTTGGCTACCAATGACAACTATGCTCGGGGTGCTATGGTTCTGGGCAAGTCCCTGCGAAACCACAATACATCTAAGAAGCTGGTTGCCCTCATTGGTCCCCAAGTATCAGAGCCTTGCCG GAATGTCCTGAAGAGGATTTTTGATGAGGTGCGAGTGGTGGACGTGCTGGACAGTGGGGACACGGCACATCTGGCAATGATGAAGAGACCTGACCTGGGCGTCACCTTCACCAAGCTCCACTGCTGGACACTCACACAGTactccaagtgtgttttcatggATGCAGACACACTG GTGCTCTCAAATATAGACGAGCTGTTCGACAGAGCAGAACTGTCAGCTGCTCCTGACCCCGGCTGGCCTGACTGCTTCAACTCTggagtgtttgttttttgtccctCAATGGAGACTTACGGCAGACTGCTAGAGTATGGCACCAAACACGGCAGCTTTGATG GGGGAGACCAAGGCGTTCTGAATGGCTTCTTCAGTGATTGGGCAACAGCTGACATATCAAAACACCTCCCCTTCATCTATAACCTCAGCAGCATAGCCATCTATACTTACCTACCAGCATTTAAGCA GTATGGTGGCAATGCCAAGGTTGTCCATTTCCTAGGCAAGACCAAGCCATGGAATTACACCTTTGACCCCAAAACCAAACGGATCTCAGGGAGTGTGCAAGAGGCCACCACACATCCCACCTTCCTCCTGGACTGGTGGACCCTGTACTCCAGTGCCGTGGTGCCAATGCTCTATGAACAATATGGAGACCAGCCTTTCAACTCCGGATGTGTGGAG GACTTCAGTTCACATGCACAAGCTTTGGAACCCCAAATGTCCTCAGAAGAACGGAAGCAGAAATGGGAGCAAGGTCAGGCGGACTACCTGGGAAGGGACTCATTTGACAATATCCAGAGAAAGCTCGATATTTTTCTCAAATAA
- the cpb1 gene encoding carboxypeptidase B: MYLDLVYTRLQQSDMEHEVLIEDLQEAIDGQSGPSPRAHSYTKYNTWNEIQDWIASISSSNPNLISKQVIGNTYEGRPMNLLKIGKKSSSTKPAIFMDCGIHAREWISPAFCQWFVKEALSTYGKDSQMTSLLNQMDVYVLPVFNIDGYDYTHKSNRMWRKTRSRRSGSGCVGADPNRNWNAGWCTIGASSNPCSDTFCGYTPESEIEVKNVADFIRRNKSAIKAYITVHSYSQLLLFPYSYTYELSAHHSELLKVAEGASAALRSLYGTRYTSGPGAATIYPAAGGSDDWAYDLGVKYSYTFELRDTGRYGFLLPESQIKPTCEETMLAVKYIAAYVQKNLY, translated from the exons ATGTACCTGGATCTGGTCTACACCAGGCTGCAGCAGAGTGACATGGAGCATGA GGTCCTCATTGAGGATCTGCAGGAAGCTATTGATGGCCAGTCTGGACCCTCTCCCAGAGCCCACAGCTACACCAAGTACAACACCTGGAACGAG ATCCAAGACTGGATTGCCTCCATTTCCTCCTCTAACCCCAATCTCATCAGCAAGCAGGTGATCGGAAACACCTACGAGGGACGTCCCATGAATCTGCTCAAG ATTGGTAAAAAATCCAGCTCCACTAAGCCTGCTATCTTCATGGACTGTGGTATTCATGCTAGAGAGTGGATCTCTCCTGCCTTCTGCCAGTGGTTTGTCAAGGAG GCTCTGTCCACATATGGCAAGGATTCTCAGATGACCAGCCTGCTCAACCAGATGGACGTCTATGTTCTGCCCGTCTTTAACATTGATGGCTACGATTACACCCACAAGAGC AACAGGATGTGGAGGAAAACCCGTTCCAGGAGATCTGGATCTGGCTGCGTCGGAGCTGATCCCAACAGGAACTGGAACGCTGGCTGGTGCA CCATCGGAGCCTCCAGCAACCCCTGCAGCGACACCTTCTGTGGGTACACTCCTGAGTCTGAGATCGAGGTCAAGAATGTTGCTGACTTCATCCGCAGAAACAAGTCTGCCATCAAGGCCTACATCACCGTCCACTCCTACTCCCAGCTGCTGCTCTTCCCCTACTCCTACACCTATGAGCTGTCTGCACACCACAGTGAACTG CTGAAGGTGGCTGAGGGGGCCTCTGCTGCTCTGCGTAGTCTGTACGGTACCCGCTACACCAGCGGGCCTGGTGCTGCAACCATCT ACCCCGCTGCTGGAGGCTCTGACGACTGGGCCTATGACCTGGGAGTGAAATATTCCTACACCTTCGAGTTGCGCGACACTGGTCGTTACGGCTTCCTGCTGCCAGAGTCTCAGATCAAGCCCACATGCGAGGAGACCATGCTGGCCGTCAAGTACATCGCCGCCTACGTGCAGAAGAACCTCTATTAA
- the agtr1b gene encoding type-1A angiotensin II receptor has protein sequence MQNITAEETKGMNLTCGLSGRHQFVFTVVPIVYGCNFVIGIVGNSMVVAVIYCYIKLKTVANIFVLNLAVSDLTFLITLPMWATFTASGYHWPFGEFLCKTSAGLAIFNLYTSIFFLTALSIDRYLAIVHPMRSRRFRTVMYAWITCVLIWVFAFLLSVPIVLTREVHNFSNITMCVILHPSTVNYSLQELLLAISLMKSLLGFLVPFIIIITCYCLIVRALLRARHIQKSSRSRDDEVLRMLAAAVLAFFLCWVPHQIFHFIQLLIQLKVVENCGIEDIVDTAMPFTICIAYFNSCVNPIVYGYVGKNFRKNLLRLLRCSPNKATGPHPSISSKMSALSFRASEALSLTVKSKASSDIK, from the coding sequence ATGCAGAACATAACTGCAGAAGAAACAAAAGGGATGAACCTGACGTGCGGCCTGTCTGGACGTCATCAGTTCGTCTTCACCGTGGTGCCCATCGTGTACGGCTGTAATTTTGTCATCGGTATCGTCGGAAACAGCATGGTAGTGGCCGTCATCTACTGCTACATAAAGCTCAAGACAGTGGCCAATATTTTTGTGCTGAACCTTGCTGTTTCTGACCTCACCTTCCTCATCACTTTACCCATGTGGGCCACATTCACAGCCTCGGGCTACCACTGGCCTTTTGGAGAATTCCTGTGCAAGACCAGTGCAGGGCTTGCCATTTTTAACCTCTACACCAGCATCTTCTTTCTCACTGCACTCAGCATTGACCGTTATCTGGCCATTGTTCACCCCATGCGATCACGCAGGTTCCGCACCGTCATGTATGCGTGGATCACCTGTGTGCTCATCTGGGTGTTTGCCTTTCTGCTCAGTGTGCCCATAGTGCTGACCAGAGAAGTTCACAACTTCTCAAACATCACAATGTGTGTCATTCTGCACCCCTctactgtaaattacagtctgcAGGAGCTCCTGTTGGCTATCAGCCTGATGAAAAGCCTGCTGGGTTTCCTGGtgcccttcatcatcatcatcacctgctACTGCCTCATTGTGCGGGCACTGCTGAGGGCAAGACACATCCAGAAGAGTTCCCGTTCCAGGGATGACGAGGTACTGCGCATGCTCGCTGCAGCTGTCCTGGCCTTTTTCCTGTGCTGGGTGCCCCATCAGATTTTCCACTTCATACAGTTGCTGATCCAGCTAAAAGTAGTGGAGAACTGTGGCATCGAAGACATCGTTGATACCGCCATGCCCTTCACTATATGCATTGCCTACTTCAACAGCTGCGTTAACCCTATTGTGTACGGATATGTGGGAAAAAACTTTCGCAAAAACTTGCTGCGTCTGCTACGATGCTCACCCAATAAAGCGACCGGGCCTCATCCCAGTATCAGTTCCAAGATGAGTGCACTTTCCTTCCGTGCTTCTGAGGCACTGAGCCTCACAGTCAAAAGCAAGGCCTCTTCTGACATtaagtga